The window GGAATACCTGGCCGTGGGCCAGGCCGAGGGGCTGTGCGCGCGGCCCGTGGCCGTGGGCACCTTCACCGACCGCCGCCCGGCCGCCGACATCGGGCGCGACCGCAACATCGCCCTGTATCCCGCCGGGATCACCGTCGAGCAGTGGGTGGCCCGGGCCCTGGAAACCGAGCTGGCCGCCCGGGGCTGCGAGGTCAGCCGCGAGGCCGACTCGCCCTTCACCCCCGACCAGGCGCTGCGCGGCGAGATCCTCAAGCTCTCCATCGTGCGTGACGGGTTCGACTACACCACCGAGCTGGAGCTGGTCCTGACCCTGGTGCGCGACGGGCAGACCGCGTTGCGCAAGACCTACCACGGCCGCTGGGAGCGGACCTTCGTCACCCCGTCGGATACGCGCTTCCGCGACCTGCTGCGCCAGGCCCTGCAGGACGTGCTGCGCGATGTGGCCCACGACCTGCGGCCCCTGCTGGGCCAGTAGGGTGCCCCGGCCCCGGGCCCCGCGCCCGGGGCCGTGCCCGCCCCCGGCAAATCCTCTTTTGCACGGCCCGGCAGTGTGCTACGCTGTTGGGGCATGAGCACCCCCCAGTCCCCCTTCCCCGGGCCCTGGCGCACAGGAGCCCTGGTTGTGGCCGCTGTGGCTTTGGCCACGGCGGTGCAGTGGTTCTTCCTGCGCATGCTCACGGGCAACGGCGTCCAGGCGGGCGTGGTGGCCCTGGCCGGGCTGGCCCTGGTGGCCGCGCCCCTGGGCCTGGCCCTGTGGATGGGCCTGCGCCAGCGCCGGGTTTTGCAGGAGGAGATGGAGCGCGGGGCCATGACGCGCAGGCTGCTGCGCCAGAGCCTGGCGCGGCTGGGGGCCGTGTTCGAGGGCTCGGAGATGGTGGCCATGATCCTGGCCGACGGCTCCGGGCCCAGGCCGCGCATCGCGGAGTACAACCCCGGGGCGGAGAAGATGTTCGCCGCCTCGCGCGAGCAGATGCTGGGCCGCCCCCTGGAGGAGCTGTTCGCCGGTGACGGCGTGCGGACCCTGGCCCGCGCCCAGGACGAGCTGGGCCGGGGCCGGGGGCAGGTGGCCGGGGAATACGAGTTGGCCCGCCAGGGGGGCGGGGTGTTCCCGGCGCTGGTGGAGCTGTGCGCCGTGCGCGGCCAGGGCGGGCTGGACGGGCTGCTGCTCACGGCGGTGGACATCACCAAACGCAGGCATTCCGAGGCCGTGACCTACCTGCTCTACCGCATCTCCGACGCCGTGAGCGCCACGCGCGACCTGCACCACCTCTACGAGACCATCCACGGCATCTTCATGGAAACCCTGCGCGCGCGCAATTTCTTCATCGCCCTGCTGGACGAGAAGAACGACCGCCTGGTGTTCCCCTATTTCCGCGACGAGGTGGACGGCTCGTTCTTCGAGATCCGCAACCTGTCCGACCCGGGCACGTCGAGCCTGACCCTGGAGGTCATCCGCACGGGCAAGCCCCTGATGATGACCCGGGCCGAGATGATCGAGCGCCGCCAGCGCACCGGGCTGACCCCGGTGGGCACCTTGTCGCGGGTCTGGCTCGGGGTGCCGCTGGTGGTGCGCGACAAGGTCATCGGGGCCATGGCCGTGCAGGACTACACCGACCCCGCCTATTTCAGCCGCGACGACATCGGCATCCTGGAGGCCGTCTCGCGGCAGGTGGCCCTGGCCATCGAGCGCAAGATGAGCGAGGAGGCCCTGCACGAGGCCGGGCGCGCCGCCGAGGCCGCCTCGCGCAGCAAGTCCGAGTTCCTGGCCAACATGAGCCACGAGATCCGCACGCCGCTCAACGGCATCCTGGGCATGGCCGACCTGACCCTGGACTCGGAGCTGACCACCGAGCAGCGCGCCAACCTCGAAATGCTGCGCGACTCGGGCCGCGCGCTGCTGCGCGTGCTCAACGACATCCTGGACATCTCCAAGATCGAGGCCGGCAAGCTGGAGCTGACCGAGGAGCGCTTCGCGCTGCGCCAGTTCGTGCGCTCGGTGGCCGAGATATTCACCGTGGAGGTGCGCCGCAAGGGTGTGGACCTGCGCTGGACCGTGGCTGACGAGGTGCCCGACCTGCTGCTGGGCGACGGCGGGCGGCTGCGTCAGGTTCTGGTGAACCTGGTGGGCAACGCCGTGAAGTTCACGGACCAGGGGGAGGTGACGGTGGCCGTGACGCGCGAGGCCCTGCTGGCGGGCCCCGGGGCCGACGCCCCCGGCGCGCCGGTGGT is drawn from Desulfocurvus vexinensis DSM 17965 and contains these coding sequences:
- a CDS encoding response regulator; this encodes MSTPQSPFPGPWRTGALVVAAVALATAVQWFFLRMLTGNGVQAGVVALAGLALVAAPLGLALWMGLRQRRVLQEEMERGAMTRRLLRQSLARLGAVFEGSEMVAMILADGSGPRPRIAEYNPGAEKMFAASREQMLGRPLEELFAGDGVRTLARAQDELGRGRGQVAGEYELARQGGGVFPALVELCAVRGQGGLDGLLLTAVDITKRRHSEAVTYLLYRISDAVSATRDLHHLYETIHGIFMETLRARNFFIALLDEKNDRLVFPYFRDEVDGSFFEIRNLSDPGTSSLTLEVIRTGKPLMMTRAEMIERRQRTGLTPVGTLSRVWLGVPLVVRDKVIGAMAVQDYTDPAYFSRDDIGILEAVSRQVALAIERKMSEEALHEAGRAAEAASRSKSEFLANMSHEIRTPLNGILGMADLTLDSELTTEQRANLEMLRDSGRALLRVLNDILDISKIEAGKLELTEERFALRQFVRSVAEIFTVEVRRKGVDLRWTVADEVPDLLLGDGGRLRQVLVNLVGNAVKFTDQGEVTVAVTREALLAGPGADAPGAPVVLRFSVRDTGCGIPADKQGEIFESFSQVDGSLRRRYQGTGLGLAISRRLAGMMGGGITVQSEPGRGSCFEFTAVCRVAAGQAQAACPQGPCTPGPLRILVAEDNMVNMIYARRILERMGHEVVTANSGRAVLEVMARERFDCVLMDIQMPDMDGLEATRRIREAAPGPTPRTVPIVAMTAHAMRGDRERFLAAGMDAYLAKPIEPEQLVRTLADVLAAGPLGT
- a CDS encoding LPS assembly lipoprotein LptE; the protein is MNRLRALVLCSLALAVLAGCSTKSNLVPLEYLAVGQAEGLCARPVAVGTFTDRRPAADIGRDRNIALYPAGITVEQWVARALETELAARGCEVSREADSPFTPDQALRGEILKLSIVRDGFDYTTELELVLTLVRDGQTALRKTYHGRWERTFVTPSDTRFRDLLRQALQDVLRDVAHDLRPLLGQ